Sequence from the Amaranthus tricolor cultivar Red isolate AtriRed21 chromosome 1, ASM2621246v1, whole genome shotgun sequence genome:
ACTACACCTTTTATAGTATTGTCTAATTGTTCCCGGTCAAGAAGAAGGCTTAGGTTTGCCTTATTTTTGATGTCCGCAACTCTGGAATGTGCACCAAGTTCCTCATGTTAAATAACTTCCTTTGTTACTTTTCACCATGTGAAATAGGATAGTGTAACCCAAATGTTTAATATTAACAAATCATGCTTAGAAGAAGAATAATGAATCTAAATTCAATAAATTATCcatacaagaaaaataaagcaatattCATCAAATTATAACAATGAAGTATCATTTATCATATCATATTTTAAAGAATAATAATCCAACGTATTACAGAAAGaacaataaaacaaatttatcaaATCATGTTtataggaaaaataataaagcaaCAGTCATTCACTAAATTCAATTGCATACAATTGCAATAATGTACTCTTTCCCTAATTGTCCtcttctaaaataaatcaattttaactATTGTTTTTATGTCTTTTCATCATTAGTTGATGAGAAACTTCAcgttaaaaaattaaagaattatCAACTTAAATTGGAATACCCAATAAGATTAGAAGTGAATTGAAGTACCTTAAGCAAATAAGATTAGAATACCGGCCATATATATGGTTTTAGACTTTTATATAAAGTTCGCTCTTTATACCATCAAAATCTCATAtacaaatttgaaaaaaaaagataatcaaaaaggaataaaaaaaaatttgaaatcaagAAACAAATTTTGAAGAACTCCCTAtatacaaaatgaaaaagagaGTGAAACTTGATAGAAATCATTCCTATTTTAAATCAATGTAAAACAAAAGTAGTTcaaaaaaatgattttatatATCCATCCAAAATAGATGAtgcaaaaatacttaaatatatcaaataaaaataatagtattcACACACGTTTTGTAAAAGTATTCATACTTGAATAAGATCATAAATTAGTCATAACATGATTAAAAAGaaatgattaataataataataatcatagcTTTAACcaaataacaaatatatattatatcatgAAGTGGATGTATTTGTCAACATACATTATTACTAAAATCTCACACAAGAGGACATCACTCACATATGCAAGTAGCATGGAAATTAAGGCAATGCAAGAGAGACAAAAATGGGAATACATTTCCAAGAAGGTGCAAAGAAAGATGTATGTCTTTTAATTTGAATGAATATCATAGTAAAAAACatagtaattattaataatattattttattatgacTATACTTTTTAGCACTTGAATATTTTGGACCATTCAAAGTAACACTAATTAGTATTACTAGCTTTATCTTTATTTAAGTGTCAACATCCAACATCCGATCCAACCCCTCCATTCCATTTCCACCTATATATATACCCCTTTATCTGTGGGTTTACAACAAGTTTTCCAAGtttctttatacattcatttttttttagcttaagaagagaatttattaaaactataacaacaataacaataagatcaaaggaagaggaaaaaaaaaattattattatttataaaaaaaaaaaaaaaaaaaagaaagaaaatgggAAGAGCTCCTTGTTGTGATAAGGTTGGTCTTAAGAAGGGTCCATGGACTCCTGAAGAAGATCAAGTTTTGAtcaattttattcatctttatGGCCATAGCAATTGGCGTGCCCTCCCTAAACAAGCTGGTAATTTTATATCCAcatacatttttcattttttttataataatactgatgctaatttaattaattatttagttcaactaataatttttcttaattttgtttctaATGCAGGATTATTAAGATGTGGGAAAAGTTGTAGACTGAGATGGATAAATTATCTAAAACCCGATATCAAAAGAGGAAATTTCTCAAGAGAAGAAGAGGATACTATTATTCAACTCCATGAAATGATGGGCAATAGGTATATTATTTCTCTTTCATCGTAGAAAACTCTCTATCTCTTTTTGTGTTGTTGGGATAAAAAGAAGTTGTATATACTTTACAAGCTATTGAAGATTTTCTTTCCATattcatatggttttgggatggtatatatctcatTAGCTTATGAAGTGTATGCATCTTCTTTTTTCTgttaatatgctgacattcacaataagtctatCTTAATTTAATATGTACGTCTTTCTTTAGTTGGAATGcagtaaaataaatttattttttttaatttgcagaTGGTCAGCCATAGCGGCTAGACTACCAGGAAGAACAGACAATGAAATAAAAAACGTATGGCACACCCACTTGAAGAAAAGGCTTAACCAAAACCAACCCAAAAAGCCTCGAAAAACCCGTGGCATTAATGTCAACAacattacaacaacaacaacgacgGCCGAATCAAATTGGAGTTCTCCCCAAGAATCTTACACTACAAGTGAAGACTTTTCTTCCAGCGCAAATGAGGTTTCAAGTGTTGATTTGTCAACAAACGACACAGCAGCCCCGACCCAAAGCTCGGATAATTCAATGGATTATAACCCAATAATTGATGACTCATTTTGGGAGTCTTCATTTGATTATAACGCGTTTTCAGAACTTTTGGATTTTGATTACGAATCTCTACATGAAGTAAAACAAGAAACACCAGAAACAGTAGATTACtgtgaaaataacaataacaatggtgGGCTACAATATTGTGGAGACGAAAACATGGAGTTTTGGTTAGATGTGTTCGTTCAAGCTAGTGGAGAATCTGAATTGCCTGAATTTTGAACATCTTTTTCATTTCACATGCAAATAACAATCAAAAGGGGCGGCTGTGACAAAAGTATTACTTACAGAATATACATTAACTATTTGAGCTAATGATCTTTTAGTGGAATTTACTCTTCCTTTTGTTTGTTGGTTACTTGATTCTTCTCTAAGATAATAAcgagaaaaatattctttttttgtCAAGTATTTTACGTGTTAGAATGAAGAACTATGTTTCAAAACAGTACAAATCTAATATTAGTTCcttatgttatgaatggtatgtgtgacttgagtgcacatttaaaatgtgtattcatgtgtgtgactcttggtttgtggaatccaaaagggtgtaattatgtaaaaagtattCATGaaaattattggtgttaatgaagattaatgaagaagtagaaaggaTTTGATTTATGGTAACTCGATCAGAATTATAACAGAGGAAGTTGAGAGGTCGCTAGACCTACCccctcgaccgagcgagccttattggtaggtcgagcggtcagacagaatgctccagaatgcagctaatgctcgctcgaccgagccgctcgaccgagcgagctccctatttcggtcgagcggatcctctgatgtgcatgggatgctgtttttcgacctttcaagttcttggagttatttcatattattcattactctatattaatactatattcaagtgagctattgacattcatgtacctagtactatatatagagctctcatactcacacatcaaacacatacacaacccctaagccaaacacatagccttttgttttatctcttactcaattataattcttcatttgtaagtgttgtttatacattcttgatataatataaacagaaactacacaccacggaggacgtagccatcattgggtgaacctccttaaatccttgtgtctcttttgattagtttacattgtcaaacgttgttttgttcattgttgtttgtatcgttcttagcatcgtaacggttttggcaaacATTTTCACCTTCTAACATAAGTATTTTTGCTACTGCTTTACAAttaaagcttattttatacATGACACTTAATATATAAGAAACTGTataattaagtgaaattttatttgaactGTCTAATTGTgtatttttcataatataaattttttataatttatagttaTGCATATATAAGTTAATTTGGCAagtttagaatttttaatttagaaattgatcatttattttgaaatcttAGAACAAGTAATAAATGGGCGAAATTTTTACACTTTAAAATACAGCCTTTTACCCTGTCATTTGAAAATTCTGCTAACCACTATTTTTGTATCTCCAAAATTTTTTTGCCTCTTTTCAATTCCTCTCTCAATTTTTCTATAAACCCTACTTTTTTCcccctttctctctctctaCAAGCTTCTGTAATAAGAGAGCACAACCATTAATGGTTGATTATTGTTCAAGCTCGAGTACAAGTAAGACGTGTGCGTTTGGCGTTAGAAACTCAAACTGAACAACAGAAAGCCACAACAAGAGGCTCGTGTTTGAGAAATAAAGGTACTTTTTGCTCCATTTCTATGAAATTATAActtatttaatcattttaacTGAACTTTTATAATCTccaaatattttttatcttaattcTTGGCATCATTCGTAAAACCATAGTTACTATTTCATGTTAAGTATTTTTTTCTACATTACTATAGAACATGGTGCAAAAACTCGCTCGAGTTGACTCGAAACGGGCGAGTTGGAACGATTTTGCAGTATATTGTTCCGAAACCCGTTTCTACATTATAATATAGGCCTTTTAAGCCAAACTTATCGCTTGTGATGGTCGCTATTTGCATTTGTTTGGGGCAAAATCATGTCAAAACCAACAATTCTACCCcaaaatacccaaaaaaatgaaaaattaactaaaaaaatacttattaaTGCGACTGAGAAACTACTAtagtaaccgcctcgaattatgaaggcaaacactaactgtaATTTAGTAtaaatcaagcggaagcttacttttgccaacacaattaaggggttacttaaaggtcaaaccaatatccaagtataatacttgaaccaaaccaaagcaatataacggaagtcttaactatccaaaatataggaaaattacaaccaaatcgaaataagttcaaagttcaaattacatccttaaattagtctaaatataaactaatagtctctcaaatacaataaagagatctaaacaaaggggagtcatactagCATGTAtgaaaatgcatcgtaacataaagtgattaaagttcaatacgaactttttaaggaaaccactaaaatgtttcgtttcaatccttcttaaagtaaatataacttaaaacggttttgaaattcaatcaaaacaactagaatatgattcataaatctataaaatcattacgacagaagatttcataaaacactattttcttaaatacgagatagttttgccggtaataaaatcgataattgatttataaagtacatattaatcctctaacaaggcccaaattaatcaagtcattataataccttatttaaaatgaatttaaggttgttccatcaaattataattggttatgcgaatttataacgatcttacaattattttcgacaatttgagtatttaccgttatttaaatggtgtctttaatccgtaaaatttataaaccatctaatttaaacttaatttatactatgaggcagtaggttattaatataattataaatttttttatataggtctatttttacccaaatttaattaacaatattacactttttaataaataaatattttctattaatttgataattagaaaataattaataatttattttataaaattataccaaagttccagaagtcatataacatgtttattaggccatttgaacttataaaagtcatgtatgatgttttattattttgtatagacattttatcgataaatagaataaaataggcttaaaattatttgagtccaaataaaatattataaaaatttatatgatattccagaagatattttaaggggtattaaattttaaataatcattaaaaatcatgtggggtattttaaataattaatattgttattttatcgataaaccaaataaaatttatttaagtccatatatggtcacgaaaatccatatatatttttgaaaatgtaCCTACTATTTATATAAGTCCCTCATAAaagtttcatgtccaaaagaagtcatttagtatttattttatattttttactgTTTTCCAAATTACAGATTATTAATAacagagtaaaaattattaagctCCTTAGATGTCAaggaaaccttcccaaacttttaccagtCTTACCTACTGTcgatatgagtatgtgataaaaatttcaagtccatatgtttttgtttggtaattattttatattttaccattttacaatttaccgttaaacaatttaacgattattcaaaaataataaaaaaaaaattcccaaataaatatattaaaaaaaaaatataatatgttttcattaattatttttgatgataagagttcatctaataccatgttttataataagagtatttaacacctttaaatccattaaaatataaatttaacgaataatctcaataaaaagtatccaagaaattttcttaacatatagctactggaaatttcttttaaaatgaatttcaaatattttcaaattcatataattatttccatcacaataactttcacaaagtagtgttaaacatgtctttaaacatacaataatttataaaatcaacatgcatgatacccaaaataataatacatgtaataaattattccatactcaaatttatcattttgacatcatttttcaagatttaagaacttctatttgggaatttaattttttttaaaaaaacaagtttatacacaaacttttccaacttgttcttaaatcctttaataatcaccccatgtgacatacctcgactccaagcttatataattattccgtaagctcctacgcgttcttagaagtggttctaacttcgggtccttgcccttcaagtctcaactccaattcttcaactaaacatattgcattcatccaaaaatcaataataattttggatttctaacatgcacttaccTTTCCCTAGCTAGAGTTGCTAGACTAATactttgtgatgattttaacatatttggagtataattattatgttgagcaacatacttagttaagtccgataattttacttaaattctttaagtaacaaaatttatatgtttgtggaaatacattttgttactttctattatggcctatttttatagatttataagtgatgattttcttagtttagagataaaatactcattttataatgatcttagtttatagaaagattcatgtgaaaaaaaatgttttaaatgaACAAGTTTttacaaaaactagtggaataaagaaatgaacataacttactctatacttggtggatttcttcaagtttggtgtctatggaaagcactgaagatgaagattatttttatgggagatttgagtttataaacataaattttcagaagttttagatggttTTTGacgaagatttgatgagaaaagaaagtgttttagttattgaaagtttgaaggattttagtgtttgttcatggatgaacttgtgagcaatgtgttgggttttatgacataataattattcagaaaatagagtgttttgcttcaaatattgcctcttgcatgcttgtaatgatgcacaagctttgggtagaacaaaaggggttcttgGTTAGAGTTTTTAGCACGTGTATATAAGTATACAAAAGGCTATATGGGGGAGTAGGAGAGCTTTAGCATGGTTGGTTGGGGTtgttttttttggtgatttttgtccatcatttgatctattatagtgtagtaaaggtttatctaagatagtttaaggtttgggtaaaagttatagtacatgtaacaagttatgtaacttatacttcatgtttaaaaatcacttgtatatgtgtgaaatatttaatttactcacatcatggttatataatatgcttgggtaataattataattatctcgaactgttatgggtagttgctaaattttatgttttacctccaaagtttacgttacttgttacgattcataatcacgttacgaattaacaagtttctaatcattgtagcgatttttaaaattactaccatcactaattaaaattttattagtaatgaacaaatatataaaaaaaattatgcgcTAATATAGTCAAAAGTACAGGGTGAGAGAATTCACTTGGGATGAAATTTTTCGTGCTCAAAAGAGGGCCCTTTGGATGTTAGACTTGAAAAATGATAGGATATGTCGCGATCGATTGCGTGTTGACACACACTGCTTTGAAAAGTTATGTAACATTTTGCAAATCAATAGAGGATTAAAGACTACTAGATATGTAACGATGAAAGAAATTGTTGCAATGTTCCTTTAAATTCTTGCCCATGATATAAACAAATGGAGTAGTACAAGGGATCTTCGCTCGTTCAGGAGAGACAGTGAGTCGGCAGTTTCACATCATACTTGAAGCCATACAAAAAATAGGGAAGTACTATATTAAACCAGTTAGTCACAGTACTGATTGTTTTGAGAACATTACGTTGAGGTACTTTAAGGGTCTTGTTGGAGCCCTTGATGGGACCTATATAAAAATGACAGTGCCTATTGAGGATCGACCCCCCTATCGAGATAGAAAGGGGGATATATGCACAAATGTCCTAGCTTCCTGTGATTCAAATCTTTGTTTCACGTATTTTTTACCTGGTTGGGAAGGATCGACTTCAGATCCTCGCATCCTTCTCGATGCTCTTTAGAGGCCTATTGGAATGAAAATACCTAGGAATAAATTTCTTCTTGTTGATTTGGGATTCACTAATGGTGAAGGATTTTTAGCTCCTTATAAAGGTACTCGGTATCATTTAAATTTATGGTGAGGGAATACTCCAACAAATTATAAGGAGCTTTTTAACTTGAGGCATTCCTCGGCTCGAAACACAATTGAAAGAGCCTTTAGGTTATTGAAGAAACGTTGGAGTATTCTTAGACATCCGAGTTTTTTTTGGAAAGATTACTcaagttagaattataaatgcTTGTTTTATACTCCATATTTTCTTGAGGGAAGAAGAACTATATATGAATTATCAAATGTAACCggaattgatgaagaagaggaagaagcttACATTTCACTTGTGCGTTCATCACCCGAGTGGAATATTTTAGAGATGAGTTTGCAAGAAAAATGTTTGCAGATTACCAAAGGCGAAGGGCATGACCTAGTAACAATTAAAGTAGGAGAGATTGAAGaagcattaaactacttaaGGAGCCATTAGATGTGCTATCGAAGATAATACAAAGAATTATTATGTATGATTGAAGCTCAGGATGGTTTTATAGGCTTTACATAATAGTTTTGATTATGGTAGTACTTAAGTACAATAGTTTTATAGGCTTCTTTATTTGTATGTTTTGCATTTCTACTAGTTGTCTTCTGCTGTGGCTTGAACTTTCCAGATTATTGAAATTTCAACTgcgtttattgtttaatttgtttaattctTTCCTGATTTTATAGGCTTTACATTTATGCACTGATCTGATCAGAAACTTTGTAAACTGACATCTTCCATTCAATTAGAATTTGATAGACAACACATACAGGCAAGTAATAAAATAATGTAACAATCACCTTGTGATAACTTGCTTCAATATTAAATATTGCTATACTGTTAAGGAACAAATAAATGGATGCAATTCTCATTTTGACTTATTTTGTAGTTTCTCTATCATAATGAACAAACAAATGAAAAGGCAGTTGGGTTCAAGCTCAACATCAAAGAGAGGTTACGTATCTTGGACTCCCTAAATGGATGCAATTATTGTTTCAACATTAATTGACCAAATAAATGAGGGGAATAAAGGTGAAGGTGATTTCAAGCCTCAAGCTTATCAAGTTGTTATTAAGTTAAGGAATGAATTGGGCAAATTTATTATGATGGATCATGTCAAAAATAGGATTAAGGTATGGAAGAAACATCATGCAATCATCACTGACATTCAAATCTACACTAAGATTACATGGAATGATGAGAAATAGATGCTTGAGATTGGTATGAATGATTTTGCCCAATGGAGAGAATATTGTAAGGTATGCTTTTTTGATTGTCAATCAAACACAATGAGATTATATGCTTATGTTGGAGACTTTGTGCTCTTGCCCTTAATGGATTAATTGTGAATTATCGTGATAATGTTGTGTTATATGGATTGACTATTGATGATTAATGTTTGCATCTTTCTTTTTTAATGTTATGCAGGATAATCCAAATGCCTCGGCATATATGAACAAAAGGATTGAGAATTAGGATGACATTTGTGCTTTGGTGTCAGTGGATAGAGCGATTGGTGATGGTGTTGAGCAACACGAAGAGTCAACTGCTACTTTGGAGACTGAAAATCAAGGTGCCCACATCTCAGATGCAACTTCGGGAGAGTCTTCAAGCAATAAATTAAAGAGGGATCGTCTTGCTGATGCTATTACTAGCTTTGCGGAAACATTTAAGGAGTATATGATATCACGAAACACTCCAAAGCCCGACTTTAAAGAGGTGTATGATGTTGTTTCAAGAGTTATCAGACTTGATCGACAGGAAGTGTTGAAGGCAGTGAAGTGATTTTTTAACAATATAGAAGAGTTTGAAATGCTTAAGACTTTACTTGAATATGAAAAGTTGGATTGGGTAATATTATGTCTTCACTCGTAGTAATTTTCTAGGAATTTTAGTTCATTAGTAGTACTATACTCTATTATTCTTTCTAGCTAGATTTTAAAGTTCAATAGTAGTTATAAAGGAATGAATTTGTGCGGCCAATTATGGGCAATCTCTTAGGGTGATCACATATTATATTTTACCTTGTCATGTATATATTAGGTGATTTTACAAGGGTGCCTGAATTTTGTAATTGCAATTGCATATATTTACCATATAgtattagaatttgaaatcaatgATTTGTAATTACAAAGATTGCCAAACAACCTTTGGAATTTGAAATTTtagatttcaaaattttaatatttcccAAAcgctaaatttgaatttgaaattcatgtttttaaattttcaacaatgaaatccaaaatttcaaatgaaatattCGTTCCCAAACACTACCTAAAAGTATTTAATATTGTTGATATTAAGGTAAACTAGCTTAggagtatataattagtcaatttAACGATAGTATTTATTCAAAtccaataaaaattttatttcattacaTAGATTCAACATGAATATTTCAGAACTATCTAATAATTTCAGTTCAATTCAAACTTGTTTAGCGCTGTAACTTTGAAGAGATTAGCATCCATTATGTTTATCTAATTAAACTAACTAATTGTGATAAGAGATATCAATGACGCTAATGACGGCATAATGTCATATGAAGTGGGACGAGTATCAAGATAGAAAggaaaaagttaaatatttttaattgaattgaaaaagtaattaataataCTATGAATGGATACGGGTGACACTATAAAATGATAAAGGTGAAGACATTAAATGCGGAAAAATAAGTTGAGATTAGGGTTCGGGTTTTTTGGaatattgtttatatatttaaCAAAAGAAACAATAACTCTTATTTATACAAGATTAAGAGGACTAATCTAGGATACAAAATAAATGATTgaataattaagaataattacaaATAAACAATATTTCCTAAATACATAATTTCCTACATTcaccctcaagttaggtcttcGGATCATCAATACCTAACTTGCACAATGTTTGTTCGAAAACTTCTGAGATAACTGCTTTTGTAAATATATTTGTCAACTGATCTTTTGATCTTACAAAGGGAATGCATATGATCTTCTTCtcaagtttctattttatgaaATGTCTATCGATCTCAACATGTTTTGTGCAGTTATGTTGAATTACGTTT
This genomic interval carries:
- the LOC130809453 gene encoding transcription factor MYB14-like; the protein is MGRAPCCDKVGLKKGPWTPEEDQVLINFIHLYGHSNWRALPKQAGLLRCGKSCRLRWINYLKPDIKRGNFSREEEDTIIQLHEMMGNRWSAIAARLPGRTDNEIKNVWHTHLKKRLNQNQPKKPRKTRGINVNNITTTTTTAESNWSSPQESYTTSEDFSSSANEVSSVDLSTNDTAAPTQSSDNSMDYNPIIDDSFWESSFDYNAFSELLDFDYESLHEVKQETPETVDYCENNNNNGGLQYCGDENMEFWLDVFVQASGESELPEF